Below is a genomic region from Armatimonadota bacterium.
GGCCGCTCCACAAACTTCCACTTGAGCCGGTTGAACAGCCAATAGCCGAACAAGAAAACGAAGAACGAACCAACACTATGAACCGCCAAGTATTTCCAAGGCATACCGGTTGGCATCCCCATCCCAGTGGCGGACATTGTAGGAACAGGCGCGACGAGGGCCTTGCGATATGCCACGCACTGAACCGCGACGGGGTTCAACATGTACAGCTTGAATAGAAGCCAGCCCGAATCGTAGTTCTTCTTCGAGTTCGCTACTTGCTCAACAAAGTAAACAATGGGGCACAGATACATGAGCAAGTACAGCCCGATTTGGACGATGTACTTCACATCCTCATAGAATGTATTCAGCGCGGAAACAACGAACGAGATTCCGGTGGCAAACAGAGTCGAAACAATCAGCAGGAACGGCAAGTAAACCGTTGTGGCTTGGAATGGGAAGACTCGAGGATCACGCAGATAGCCCAGAAACATGAGTCCAAACATGATCAAAAATCCAATGGCGAGGTGGATCATGTTGGCGATCACTGCCGCTAACGGCAAGATTTCGCGCGGGAAATAAATCTTCTTGATCAGACCATACTGGTTCAAAATCGACTGTGCGGAGTCCAGGACACTTGACTGAAAGAAGATGAACGGCAGATAAGCCGCGAGCATGTAAACGGTGAAACTGGGGACATCTTGCCGCAAGAAGTTGCTGAAGACAAAGCTCATCACCGCAACCTGTGCGAGCGGATTCAAGAACGACCACAGGACGCCGAGAGCGGAGTTTTTGTACCGAATTCTCAGTTCCCGTTGGACCATCACATAAAGGAGCTCGCGGTACCGCCACAGCTCGGCAAACTCTCTTCTCAACCTTCCACCTTCTTGATGTTCACAACGCGAACCCAGGCAAACTGGCCACTTTCCGGATCAGAGACGACCCGCTTTCCACCTGCACCGAGTCCATTCACTGCAAACTCTAACAACGAAGTCGGCGTCGATGTCATCAAAACTTTCATCGGCAGCCCGCGTTTTTTGGTGTCTAACAAAACAAGTGCCTTTCTCCCGATCATTCGAACCTCACAAACTGATACGTAAGTTCCGGGCGCCTTCGGGAGGGTTCCTGGCTCCTCCTCATCAACGAGAAAAAACGTCGGCGGAGTTTGGAGGGCGATGGCGAAAATTGCGGCGAGCATCAGCTAAGATAAGCCTCGAATGGAGAGCGTCCGGATTCTAGTCGTGGGAAGCATTGTACTCGACAGGGTGCTCCGAGTCGCCGAATTCCCCCGTCCTGGCGAGAGCATCCGGGGAGAAGTCGTCGGAGTGTTTCCTGGCGGAAAGGGTGCCAATCAAGCGGTTTGTACGGCCCGACTCGGGGCGATCACCTCCTTCTGCGGAGCGATTGGCCCAGACCCCGATGGCGCGGAGATGATTCTCAAGCTCCGATCAGAGCAGATTGATTGCACACTGGTTCACTCGATTGAGCACTCTGCGACTGGCACAGCGGGGATCACACTCAACGACTTGGGGCAAAACACAATCGTTGTAGCCCTTGGCGCGAACATGCTGTTCGAACCCGAGCAAGCACTTAAAGCTGCCCATCAGCAGTTGCACCATATTCTCCTTTTGCAAGGCGAGATCCCTTTGGAGGCCTCCCGCGCGGCGGCTGAGGCGTCGCAGGGGCATGTGATCTTCAACCCTGCGCCGGCGATTGCACCACCGCTCTCGATGTATCCGATGATCGACGTTCTCACCCCCAACGAGGTCGAAGCCGAGTATTTAGTGGGCTACCCAATTTACGACGAGAAAACCGCCGAGAAGGCGGCCAAAGAGCTTTTGGTAAGGGGTTGCAGGTCGGTTGTCATCACCTTGGGAGCTAAGGGAGCATACTTCCGCTCTGAGGACGACGAGGGCTTGATCCGGGCACCACTGGTTCCCGCGGTGGACACCGTCGGAGCTGGAGACTGTTTTAACGGTGCGCTAGCCTTCGCTCTGGCCCAAAAGCTTGAACTCCGCCAGGCAACCCGCTTCGCCGTCCACTGCGCCTCTCACAGCGTCCAGCACGTTGGCGCCCAAACCGGAATGCCCTACTTTGACGAACTCGACAAAGAAGTTCGGGAGCTGATTCCGGCATGAACCTTCTAGTCACCGGATTTGGCCCATTTCGGGACATCACGGATAACCCTTCTTCGAAGCTCGCAGAGGCGCTGCATGGCAACACCGAGTTGCTCCCCGTGCAATATGGCAAAGTAGAATCGTTTGCGATTTCGCTACGCTCGCGATCTGAAGATACGATTCTTTGCCTCGGACTCAACGCACGGGCGACTGATTTGAGATTTGAACTATACGCTCACAACCAAATTGGAGCCGAGCGTGGATTCGGCAGCCGCAGACACACTCGGACGGTCATCAAGCCGTCCGGCCCTCGAACTCTCGGACAAACCCTGTTGACGCCAAAACACCTCGGTGAGCTTGCTCTGGCGACCAGCTTTACACCTGGCGACTATTTGTGCAACTTCTTGCTCTATTCACTGCTGGTTCGGTATCCCGAGCGGAGAATCGGTTTCGTCCATGTCCCGTTGTTTGAAAAGGTGACGATGAGCGATCAGCTCGAACAGCTTAAGGGGCTGATTCAACTGGTCGGGTCGAGCTGAGCCAAGAGCGATCTCAACCAACTGACTCCCTCCCGAGTTGCCTCGACCCCTTGATCGCCACATTCCAGCTCCAGATCGATTGGCACGGGTCTTCGGTCAGGGCGGCTGAACAATGCCCGGAGAGTCTCCTGAATCGGTACGACTCCTTCTCCAAGAAACGCGCCTTGCAGCTTCTCACCCTCCGGGGTTTGGTAGCTGCCGCTGGGATCAGTGGCAAAATCTTTGACGTGAACCAGATCAGGAAACGGTAGTTCACACGCCGCGCGAACTGGATCGACCCCAGCAAGGAGCCAGTTTCCGATATCGAAGCAAATCCCCGTACCCGCACCTCGAGAGATCGTGAGGACTTCGGAAGGTGTGCCGAAGTGCACACCATGGTTCTCCAACGCAAGCACCCTGCCTTGTGGGTCGACTCCGCTGAGACCATTGATCGCGCGAAGGCGGCTCAATTCTTTCGTTTCTTCATCTGGATGAGCGGAGAACACCCGGACGATTCCCGATCCGAACTCGACCGCCAGGGCGACCCCTAGTTCAACCTTTTCTTTCTCCAGCTCCAGACGAGCAGCACCTTCATGGGAGAAATCATTAGTCACCGCCACGGCATGCAGATGCAACTCGCCGAGAGATTCCCGAAGCTTGTCTCGAAAAGACTCTATCTCCGGCAAGTGATCTCGCGAAACGCCTGGCGCATACAAGAACGCGTCGAGGATCTCAATACCGTCAGCCCCGCAGGAGCGAGCGAGATCGCAGAAACTCCCAATCGACATTTCTCCACCTCTCCAAGCAGACAGCACGGAGTACCAGGAGATGCCGATCGGAAGGCTAGCGCAGTCCAAGATGATTCATGAGCGGCGTGAAGCCCACGACGGAGCCGACGACGCCGAGGACGCACAATCCTAATGCTGCGATTTGAGCTCCCGAAAGCGAGATCGCCCTCGAGTCGCCTTCCGCCGGTGAGAAGATCGCTTTTAGGATTCCGAAGTAGTAAAAAGCTCCGAAGATGCTGTTGAGCACCATGACGACTGCAAGCCAGGTCATGTTCACTGAAACTGCATCGCGTAGGATGAGAACTTTGCCCAGGAAACCTGAAACTGGTCCAAGGCCGATCAGAGACAGGACAAACACAACCATCGAGTAGGCGAGAACTGGCGAGCGGCCAGACAACCCCCTCAAATCGTCAATTGTTTCGGCCTCGGACCCGTTCTTTGCCGATGCAAGAAGAACCACGAAGAAGCCTGCACTCGTAAGCACGTATCCGACCAAGAAGTAGAGTAAGGTGACGTGGGTGAGCTTATAGGAAGCCGCGACACTTGCCGCCGTCACCGCGACATATCCTGCGTTAGCAATCGACGAGTAAGCAAGAAGCCGTTTGATGTTCTTCTGCCTCATAGCCAGAACGTTGCCAACGATCATCGAAGCGACTGAGAGCGCCGCGAAAGTTGTCGCGACAAACTTTCCGGCAGTTCCAAACCCGTCAGCAAAGTTCCAGAGTGCGACGAAAGCGGCGACTTTACCTCCGGTTGCCATGAACGCGACAACGTTCGTTGGCGCACCTTCATACACATCTGGGGTCCATTGGTGGAACGGCACAAGACTACATTTGAACCCAAGACCTACGGTTATCAGGGCGAAGGACATCGCCAAAAGGACCCGATTTTCTGGATTACCGTGGCTCCAATAGGCGACCAACGTGGACGAGTCTAGTGACCCCGTTGCTCCGTAAAACATGGCGATGCCATAAAGAAGGAAGCCCGTAGCGAAGGCTCCCAGTAAGAAGTATTTCATTGCCGACTCCTCCGACTTTCGGGAAGTGCGGTGAAGTCCGGCAAGAACGTAGAGGCTTATTGAAAGGATCTCGATGCCCACGAACATGTTGAGAAGATGACGAGTGCCACAGACCAGCATTCCACCCGCAGTTGCCCAGGCAAGCAGCGGATAGAACTCCCCAAGCTTGATCCGCTTTTCTGAGAAGTATTGTGGGCTAACTAATGTGACAATCAGCGCCGCGAGAACCGTAAGAAGTTGGCCAATTGAACCTAGTCGATCCAAAACAAGAGTCTGATCAAATGTCGATCTGTCTGATCCACCAGCACCCAGGAGTACGGTCGCCGCGACGAGCAGACCTAGGGCAGTGACTTTTTGAGTCCATTGACGCTCGGAATTCCCAGTGAGCATATGAACGATCAACGCGATCATTCCTGTCACAGCGACAATTCCCAATGGAGCAACGACGGTCCAATCAATTACCGGTACGTAACCCATTAGTTCACACTTCCTGCGTTGAGGTACGGAAAGAAGTTCACACTTGTAATCGGAGTTGCTGTGGTCATTCGGGAAACTTCATGGGGGTCGACCGGATTCGTCTCCGGATTCCAGATCAAATAGCTTTTGGCGATATCGGAGACAACATCGATGTAGGTTTCCGGCCCTCCGATCAGAGTTATCGCTGGCGAAGACGTTCCAATCAGCTCGCGGTCGAGCTCAAGAAAATGGCCGCCATACTGCATCGGTGAAGTCACGTCTGGCTCAGCCCCAGCGACGATGTAGTTTAGCGGTCCGCTGACCTGGCGCATTTCATGGGAGCACTGGCTTACCAGTTCGGCAAGAACTCGGTCACCCTCGGCAGGATTTTCTTCTAACAGACCCACAACATCAATACCTTGCGAGATCGCTCGGCTCAACGGAGAGAGAATGCCTTGGTGGCGCGTTCCAGAAATGACGCAGGAATAGCCATCAAATTCGGCTGTAAGCAACTCGGGCGCCATGGTCATTTAGCACCTCCCGAAGCTTGACCATAGATACGCGCTGGATCAGGTTCGCGCCCACCGGCTGCCCAAGTCGTTCCGTAGTTTGGAGTCGTCATGCTTCCCGTCACGGCCACGGCGCGATCCATTCGGGAGAGCACGTAGGTTGGAAGGATTCCGCCGATGAGAATCGCAGCAGCAAAAACTCCGCCTAGGAGAAGTTCATTCATGCTAAGGTCCTTCGTCTCCTTCGGGTTTGCGGCTCCGTAGAACATTCGCTGGTAGGCGTACAGCATGTAGGAGGCAGAGAGAATCGCGCCGATTCCAGCAGCGACTGCGTAGCCCACGTTGAGGCCGAGCACGTTTGCGTAGCCCGACTCGAACGATCCCATAAGCGCCAGGATTTCGCCGACGAATCCGCTTGTGAGCGGAAGTCCCAGGTTCGCGAGCATCGCGATCATAAACATACTTGCAAACACGGGCATCGACCGCTTCAGACCGCCCAGCTCTTTGAACTCTCCACTAAAACCGCGTTCCATCAAAAACGACATCAGGACAAAAACCGCAGCCGAGGCGAGGCCATGATTGAACTGTTGGAAAGCCGCACCGACCATTCCGACGTGACTGAAGGAGAACAGCCCGATGAGAATGAAGCCAACGTGGCTGATTGTCGAAAATGCCATCACCCGGAAGACATTGCTCTGATTGATCGCGAGAATGCCACCGTAGATGATTCCGACGACACCAATGAACGTCACGATTGGCGCATTTGCTGCGGCCGCGTGGGGGAACAAGGGAAGACAGAATCGGAAGAGACCGTAGGTGCCAACCTTTAGCACAACACCGGCAACCGTCGCTCCAATCGGAGCAGACTCATAAGTCGAAGCCAACCAGCTGTGCCCAGGGACCGCCGGCGACTTGACCAGGAAGGCAATCAAGAATCCCCAAAATGCTAAGTTCTCAAGTCCTTCCTTCCCTGCCCAAAGTTTGCCTGAAGCCGCGAGTTTCTGAATTTCGATGATCGACATCGAACCGGTACTGGTGACTCTGGTGTACTCAAGGCCGATCACGATGATCGAAAGCAACATCAAGAGTGAGCCTCCGAACAACATGGCGAGGTACCTGGTGGCCGCCTTCGACCGATCTCCACGTCCCCAACCGAGAATCAGCATGGCCACGGGGACCAGGCTGAGTTCGAAGAAGATGTAGAAGAGGACCAAGTCCAATGCTGCGAAGACGCCAAGAAGCACTCCGCTCAGGATCAGAATCTGGCCAAAAAACTGCGAAACTCTCTCCTTAGGCTTTGAGATCAGAACTGCAACCAAGCCGAGGAACGCAGTGAGGACAAACATCCAGATCGAGATTCCGTCGAGGCCCAGCGAATAGTTAATGCCAAGTGAACGAATCCAAGGAGCATTCTCAGCAAACTGAAAACCGGTGGCGTCGCTTTTGAACTGAGCGAGCAAACCGACGCTCACTCCCAGAGTGAACAGCATCACGATGACGCTGGCAAACTTTGCGAACAAAGAAGTTGAATTTCCGCCGAGCAGAAGGACAACACCAACGATGATTGGCACCCAAATTTCTAGGCTGAGCATCACTTCACACCCCCGAAGCTCACGATCACGTAGAGGACGAGCGCAACGACTCCAATCAGCATCACCGAGGCATACATTCGCACCAGACCAGTCTGTACAGAATTGAAAATGCCTCCGAGCGACTTTGTTAGGTTGCCAGCACCCTCACCAATTCCTTCGATCACTCCGTGATCGAACCCAGAGTTAGCGGCCGCGGAGAACGCGGCGGAGTCAGTGGTTACACTGTTCACCATCAGCCGGTCGTATCCGAACTGATCGCGAGCACGAAGCCTAAACTTAGCCCAGAGCGATTCATCCCAGCCTTCTTTGGCGGGAAGCCCCTTGAAGTAGACCGCAAGTCCGGCAAGGATTCCAAGAGCGGCTGCGCCAATCGAGAGAGCCATCAGCGGAATTCCCTCGGGATGCGTAGGAGGCGGAACCTTTGCTCCAATCTGCGAGGCCATGATCCAGTGCTCAAACCGATCTCCTTGGGCAAGATAGAATCCACCAACTGCGCTGAGGAAAGCCAAGACAACCAAGGGAACCCACATTGAAACCGGAACCTCGTGTGGCTTGTGATCGGCGTTAAGATGATGGTGCCCGTCGTCCTCGCCATGATGAGGCTCGAGTTTGCGCCACTGTTCTGTGTTGCCAAAGAATGTCAGCCACATCATCCGGGTCATGTACATCGCTGTGAGCGCGGCGACGATTAAGCAAATCCAACCCGACCACTTCCCGACTTCAAGTGCACCCGTGAGCGCAAGATCGCCGGCGAGTGCCGATCCGATCACTTCTTCCTTGGAATAAAACCCTGATAGCCCCGGTACACCCGAGATCGCCAAGTAACCAACCATCATCGTCCCGAATGTGATCGGCAGGTACTTCGCCAGCTTCCCGTAGTTTCGCATATCCTGCTCGTGCGACATTGCGTGGATGACCGCTCCCGAACCGAGGAACAACAGAGCTTTGAAAAAGGCGTGAGTCGTCACGTGGAACATTCCAACCCAGTAGGCACCCGCTCCGCAGGCCACAAACATGAAGCCGAGCTGAGAGACCGTCGAGTAAGCCAAAACCTTTTTGATGTCAGTTTGACCGATGGCAATGATTGCCGCGAAAAGCGCAGTGAATGCTCCGACTGCGCAAACAACCGCCGAGGCGACGGGTGACGTCTCGAAAAGCATCGACATTCGGTTCATCAGAACAACACCCGACGTGACCATCGTCGCAGCGTGAATCAGAGCCGATACAGGCGTGGGACCCGCCATGGCGTCGGGAAGCCAAAGGTAAAGCGGGAACTGCGCAGACTTACCGCAAGCTCCGACAAACAGCAACAACGCCGCCACCGTCCCCATCGCTGGGTTCAAAGCCAGGATCTTTGGCAAGTGCTGGAAGATCACATCGTAGCTGAAAAGCCGCGTCTCACCCTGCATTGCTGGTGACGTAGCAACAAGCGTAGCAATGAGAAGCAGTCCGAGAGTGAGCCCCCAGTCGCCGATACGGTTGACGATAAACGCCTTGTTGGCCGCCTTGGCGTTCGCGATGTCCTCGTACCAAAACCCGATCAGCAGGTAAGAACAAAGGCCAACTCCTTCCCATCCGATGAACAGCATCAGAAGGTTGTTGCCAAGAACCAGGATCAGCATCGCCGCGATGAAGAGGTTCAAGTATGCGAAAAACCGAGCGAAATCCTTTTCCTCAGACATGTAGCCCGTGGCGTACAGATGGATCAAGGCGCCGATGCCTGTGATGATGAGCACCATCGTCATCGACAAGGTGTCTATCCGAAGCTCGAACGGAACCGAGAGGCCCTTGAGTTCTATCCAAGGAATGCTGGAAACAACCACGGCCTTGCTGGGATTGAGTGACTTGGTCACCATCACTCCGATCAAAAACGCTATCGCAACCGGAGCAACCGCGAGCAACCCAACAAGCTTCTTGCCAGCGACAGTTTTATCCAAGAAACGACCGCACAAGCCCTGGAACAAGAAGCCGAGAATCGGCAGCCCAAGAGTTAACCAAATAAGTGAGTTTCCTTCCAAATTCTTATCCCCTGTGCGTCATCCTTTGAGCAAGTTCAGTTCGTCAACGTCAATGTTCTCTTTCAGCCTGTAGATCGCCATGATGATGCCCAGCCCAACCGCGACTTCCGCCGCAGCAACCGCCATGATGAACACAACCATCATCTGTCCCGCAGCCCCTTGCGACTCGTTTCCGATTCCGGAGAAGCGGTAGCGGGCAAAGGCGATAAAAGCGAGATTGACTGCATTGAGCATCAGCTCAATGCACATAAAAATGACGATTGGGTTTCGTCGCAAAATGACTCCGACAACCCCTGTGGAAAACATAAAAAGACTCAGGCCGATAAAAGCCGCGAGAGGCACTCCGTTCATGACATTCTCCTTTTGGCTAGCAAGACCGAGCCGACCACGCCCAGCAAAAGCAGCACACTGACTGCTTCAAACGGCAAGACATAATCCGTAAACAGAACCTTTCCAATCACTTGGGGCGAACCAAATTCCTTCGTCGGGATCGGTGCCTTGAATTTCAGTAGCAGGGGAACTACTTGGCTTGCTAGTAGCGCTGCAAGACTAACACCGAAGGCAATTCCAACCGCTTTCTTCGGATCGCTCTTTTCCTCAAGGACATGCGAGGCTCCAAGGTTCAGCAACATGATTACGAACAGGAACAGCACCATGATCGCTCCGGTATAGACCACGATCTGGGTGATTCCAAGCATCTCAGCATTCAACGCGAAGTAGAGGAATCCAAGGATGAAGAACGTGAAGACCAGACACAGTGCTGATCGCACGGCATTCTTGAATGCCACGACTCCAACGGCGGATAGCGCCGCCATTCCGGCGAGCATTCCAAAAACAATCAATTCTGGGGTGATCGTCATGCTATCACCTCTTCAGGCTTCGACTCGACCAGATCAACCGTGCGCCGAGCGGGCTGATTGATCATATCCACCGATCGAGTGTCAAGATACTGAGTCGACTTCTTTGAACGAAGCAAAACGTAGACCGCAGCAGCAACAGCATACAGACCGAGAGTGAACATCCAGCCGGGCGCCGCACCGTAGATCTTGGTGATCATAATCCAAGCCGCCGTCACAATCAGGTTCCCGGTTGCGACCGGCAAAAGGAACTTCCAACCAAGATTCATAAGCTGGTCATAGCGGAACCGCGGATAGGTCGCGCGAACCCAAATGTAAAGCGTCAAACCGACGACTCCCTTTAGCATCATGATACTGAGACCGCCGAGGTAGGAATTCTCAATGCTGGTCATGAAGTCCATCCCAATCGCCTCCCAGCGAATTGGAAGGTGATAACCACCGAGGAAGACGGTCGAGAACACCATGGAGAACGTGAACATCGCCATATACTCCGCCATCATAAACAGCCCCCAGCGTTTGGTGCTGTACTCCGTATGGTATCCGGCGACGAGTTCATTTTCCGCTTCCGCAAGGTCAAACGGAGGTCGGTTCGTCTCTGCGAAGATACAAATGAGGAAGATGAATGCAGACACCAAGCCGAATGGGGTGAAGATGTTCCAGTTCGGCAAGAAGCCGATGAACCCGAGCAACGGGCCTTCCTGAGCGGCGACGATTTCGGTCATCTTGAGCGAGCCAGTGACCATCACCATCGAAGCGAGAGAGACTCCCATCGCAAGCTCGTAAGAAATCAGCTGAGCTGATGCTCGCAGGGCACCCAAAAGAGAATACTTGTTATTGGACGAGTATCCAGCCAGAACCAATCCGTAGGCTCCAAGCGAGGAGATCGCCATCACGTAGAGCAGACCAACATTGATGTCCGCAACTGGCGTGAAGCGCCGGTCGCCCGCCCAGGGAATCGTTCCGCCAAGAGTGAGAGCGACAAACAGAGCAATGAGCGGGCCAAGGATGAACAAAAACTTGTCCGTCTTGGTCGGCATGATGTCTTCTTTGGTGAACAGCTTGATACCGTCGGCAATCGACTGCGCTAGGCCAAACAGTTTGAATTTCTTCCCTTTCAGGAACGAAGGAATCAATTTGCTTGTTCTAGAAAAGGTGATGTTGCCAGTTCGATTTGGCCCGATGCGGTCTTGCATCCAGCTCAGCAACCGTCGCTCATACCAAATGATGAATGGAACCGGAGCGAAAACCGGAATAATGGCAAGGATGGCGCGCCCTAGTGCCGCTAGCACGTCTTGAAGGGTGGGGTCGAGGCTCCGTAACCAATCCATAAAGGCCAGTAGAAAATTTACCTGACTTCACCTTGCAGGTTTCTGGTTCTTCGCAACCAAACTCGCAGATTCCCAGTAAGATACTAATTGTGAAGAAATCGAGTGCCGTACCTGCGGCTCTCTGCGCTGCTGTCGGAGTCGCTATCCTTGAGGGATGCTCCGGTCCATCGTCGGTTCGCCGCTGTGTGGACCCCAAAACGGGTCAGATCCTGCCGGATTCGATGTGCTCCTCCCCCATCGCCGCGACTCCCTATCGAGGAGGACGATATGCACTTGTTCCTGATTCCAAGGGCGTCGACATCTGTTTCGACACGACGACAAACTTAGCTGTTGACCGGTCGTTCTGCCGATCCGGACACCGATATACTCCAGGATTCGTGTACATGGGTCTTGGCCATGCTCTCAGCCGACCGGGTTGGGGCTATGATGGTCAGGTGAGCAACGGCCGGTTGCGTGGCTACTCCTCCTCGCCACCATCAGGAGCTTCGGTTAGAACACCCAGCGGAACCACGATCACTCGCGGCGGATTCGGAAGTTCCGGTCGATCGTCGGGCAGCTTCTCAAGCTAATGAGAAGAGTTCAAATTCAGCCGCGTGAGAACTGGCAGGCCACGGTCGAAGCGCAAGGTCTGATATTCCATACCGAGGCAGACCGCCCCTACTGGTTCGAATCGGCTTGCTACGAGTTCACGGAGAGCGAAACCGACGGCTTAGAAATCGCCACCAACGAATTGCACAAGATGTGCATTCAGGCTGTCGAGCATGTCATTTCGCATCGTCGGTACGCTGAGTTTGGAATCCCCGCTCACGCGGTTCCCGCAATCGAGACGACCTGGGAAACCGATCCGCCCTCTCTCTACGGTAGATTCGACTTGGTTTATGACGGCAACTGGCCGCCAAAGATGCTCGAGTACAACGCGGACACGCCCACTTCCCTACTCGAGGCGGCGGTGATCCAGTGGAAGTGGCTCGAGGAAGTCTCCCCGAGTTCCGATCAGTTCAATTCGATTTGGGAAGGGCTCGTCGATGAATGGGCATGGATGAAGGAGAATCGCAAGCTCAACGGAGTCCTGGTTCACTTCGGCCATTGCGGCACGATTGAAGACGAGATGACGGTCGCCGTTCTGCGCGATACCGCGCAAGAAGCTGGAATCCCTGGCAAAGCCCTTTTGATGGAAGAACTCGGCTTCGATAACCGCCGAGGACGGTTCATCGACCTCGAAAACATCGACATCCATACCATCTTCAAGCTCTACCCCTGGGAGTGGATGATGAACGAGAGTTTCGCCCAGCAGTGCCTACAAACGATGGATCGAACCCAATGGATCGAGCCCATCTGGAAGATGATCTTATCGAACAAGGCGCTCCTTGCGATTCTTTGGGAGCTTTATCCGGGTTCGCCGTATCTCGTTCCAGCGTTTTTGGATTCGCCCCGGTCTCTGTCGCAGTGGGTGAAGAAGCCGCTGTTGGGCCGCGAAGGGGCGAACGTGACGATCAGCGGATTGGAGTCATCTGAGGGCGAATACGGAACTGGCGGCTTCGTGTATCAGGAGTACGTTCCCTTGCCCACGTTCGATGGCGCGCACCCGGTGATAGGGAGTTGGGTGGTTGGGACCGAGTCGCGGGGCATCGGCATTCGCGAGACGGACAATCTGATCACTGACAATCTTGCTAGGTTTGTGCCTCATCGAATTGCTAGCTAGCATTCTTAACGTCATTTTCACTGAAAATCGCGAAAAAGCTGATAGATTAAATTAGGTTTAGCAGATTGCAAACCTGGGACTTCTTATGAAATTTCGATCGCTTGCCGCTTCGGCACTTATTGGCTTGCCATTCATCGTGAACGCTCAGGCGTTCTCCGACGACTTCTCTTCGGCTGCCCAGCTGAGTTACTACGGCCCGGACCGATCTGCCCCGCAATCGGCAGTCA
It encodes:
- a CDS encoding complex I subunit 1 family protein, with the protein product MDWLRSLDPTLQDVLAALGRAILAIIPVFAPVPFIIWYERRLLSWMQDRIGPNRTGNITFSRTSKLIPSFLKGKKFKLFGLAQSIADGIKLFTKEDIMPTKTDKFLFILGPLIALFVALTLGGTIPWAGDRRFTPVADINVGLLYVMAISSLGAYGLVLAGYSSNNKYSLLGALRASAQLISYELAMGVSLASMVMVTGSLKMTEIVAAQEGPLLGFIGFLPNWNIFTPFGLVSAFIFLICIFAETNRPPFDLAEAENELVAGYHTEYSTKRWGLFMMAEYMAMFTFSMVFSTVFLGGYHLPIRWEAIGMDFMTSIENSYLGGLSIMMLKGVVGLTLYIWVRATYPRFRYDQLMNLGWKFLLPVATGNLIVTAAWIMITKIYGAAPGWMFTLGLYAVAAAVYVLLRSKKSTQYLDTRSVDMINQPARRTVDLVESKPEEVIA
- a CDS encoding glutathionylspermidine synthase family protein, with protein sequence MRRVQIQPRENWQATVEAQGLIFHTEADRPYWFESACYEFTESETDGLEIATNELHKMCIQAVEHVISHRRYAEFGIPAHAVPAIETTWETDPPSLYGRFDLVYDGNWPPKMLEYNADTPTSLLEAAVIQWKWLEEVSPSSDQFNSIWEGLVDEWAWMKENRKLNGVLVHFGHCGTIEDEMTVAVLRDTAQEAGIPGKALLMEELGFDNRRGRFIDLENIDIHTIFKLYPWEWMMNESFAQQCLQTMDRTQWIEPIWKMILSNKALLAILWELYPGSPYLVPAFLDSPRSLSQWVKKPLLGREGANVTISGLESSEGEYGTGGFVYQEYVPLPTFDGAHPVIGSWVVGTESRGIGIRETDNLITDNLARFVPHRIAS
- a CDS encoding NADH-quinone oxidoreductase subunit J yields the protein MTITPELIVFGMLAGMAALSAVGVVAFKNAVRSALCLVFTFFILGFLYFALNAEMLGITQIVVYTGAIMVLFLFVIMLLNLGASHVLEEKSDPKKAVGIAFGVSLAALLASQVVPLLLKFKAPIPTKEFGSPQVIGKVLFTDYVLPFEAVSVLLLLGVVGSVLLAKRRMS
- the nuoK gene encoding NADH-quinone oxidoreductase subunit NuoK; the encoded protein is MNGVPLAAFIGLSLFMFSTGVVGVILRRNPIVIFMCIELMLNAVNLAFIAFARYRFSGIGNESQGAAGQMMVVFIMAVAAAEVAVGLGIIMAIYRLKENIDVDELNLLKG